One genomic region from Clarias gariepinus isolate MV-2021 ecotype Netherlands chromosome 20, CGAR_prim_01v2, whole genome shotgun sequence encodes:
- the LOC128508489 gene encoding butyrophilin subfamily 2 member A2-like produces MKIAALCGIETLPLRWVLLFLYPSLSHQASSVIFSVKVESPVSGLLGSSVSLHCAVTNNMDVRNQEVRWYRPKMYDTPILLYENKQIQKSRVDVQYQGRVFLLGDLEKGDVSVKLENLTLADRGDYTCHVSTDMWYDKATVTLRLRVVGSTPVLSIHEAGEGKVNVSCQSHGWVPEPSITWTDKDGRDLKHLSNDTFTNILILHLLHPLQRLILLPSPQIPNLLSPPQIPDPLSPRQRTVTRVMKLRKSTASSLHHRMGSGFSVMKEIKEFISEIKQK; encoded by the exons ATGAAGATTGCAGCGCTGTGTGGAATAGAGA CTCTACCACTGAGATGGGTTTTACTGTTTCTGTATCCATCTCTCAGCCACCAGGCTTCTTCTG TAATATTTTCAGTGAAGGTTGAGTCTCCAGTCTCAGGGCTCCTTGGTTCCTCTGTGTCTCTGCACTGTGCTGTCACCAACAACATGGATGTTCGAAACCAGGAAGTGCGCTGGTACCGTCCCAAAATGTATGACACCCCAATACTCCTCTATGAAAATAAACAGATCCAGAAGAGTCGTGTAGATGTTCAGTACCAGGGCAGAGTGTTCCTGTTAGGAGATCTGGAGAAAGGAGACGTCTCtgtgaaactggagaacctgacACTAGCAGATAGAGGAGACTACACATGTCATGTGAGCACTGATATGTGGTATGACAAGGCCACAGTGACCCTCAGACTGAGAG tggtgGGATCCACTCCTGTTCTTTCCATACATGAAGCAGGAGAAGGGAAGGTGAATGTTAGCTGTCAGTCACATGGTTGGGTTCCTGAGCCATCAATCACCTGGACAGATAAAGATGGGAGAGATCTGAAACATCTCAGTAACGACACGTTCACCAACA TTCTAATCCTACACTTACTGCATCCACTTCAGAGGCTGATCCTGCTGCCCTCACCTCAGATCCCGAACCTGCTTTCTCCACCTCAGATCCCAGACCCACTATCACCACGTCAGAGAACAGTTACA CGAGTGATGAAGCTGAGAAAGAGTACAGCGTCGAGTTTACACCACAGGATGGGTTCTGGGTTCTCTGTTATGAAAGAGATAAAGGAGTTTATATCAGAGATCAAACAGAAGTGA